Within Pseudomonas sp. LBUM920, the genomic segment AAAGTTGCGAGACGCTTGACGCGGTATTTTTACGTAACTTACGGTGTGTCGTGAAAGCGCACGGATAACCGTGCGCGCAACACACGAGGTCACGTTCATGGTGCACGACGTCATTATTGTGGGCGGCAGCTATGCCGGCCTGTCTGCAGGCCTGCAGTTGGCGCGGGCGCGGCGCAAGGTGTTGATGATCGATGCCGGTCAGCGGCGCAATCGCTTTGCCGCCACCTCCCATGGTTTTCTCGGTCAGGACGGCCAGTCACCCGATGTCATCGCCGCCGAGGGCCGCAGCCAACTGATGGAGTACCCGACGGTAACCTGGGTGCAGGACAGCGTGATCACAGCCGTCGTGCAGCAGGGCGGTTTCAGTGTGCGCACCCAGTGCAATGGCGAGTTCAAGGCCAGACGCCTGATCCTCGCCACCGGTGTGGTCGACGAATTACCCGCCATCGAAGGCCTGCAGGAACGCTGGGGCACACGCGTGTTTCATTGCCCTTACTGCCACGGCTATGAACTCGACCAAGGCCGCATCGGCGTATTGGCCACCTCCGCGCTGGCGATGCATCACGCGCTGATGCTGCCGGATTGGGGCACCACCACCTTGTTCACCAATGGCGTGTTCACGCCGGATGCCGAACAGCAGGCGCAGTTGGATCGACGGGGAGTTTCAGTGGAAAGCACAACCGTCACGCGCATCAGCGGCGAACGCGCCGACCTGGAATTGGCAGATGGCCGCGTCATTGCGCTGGACGGTGTCTTCACCCTGTCGCGCACCCGCATCAGCCCGTTGGCTGCGCAATTGGGGTGTGAATTGGCCGACGGCCCCACGGGCGCCTATGTGCACACCCATGAAACGCGCCAGACCTCCGTGACCGGTGTGTTTGCCTGTGGCGATACCTCGCTTGCCGCCGGCTCCGTGGCGCTGGCGGTGGGCGAGGGCGTGCGCGCCGGCGTGGGCGCGCACTTTTCGTTGATCAACGGGTGAGGTAGACCGGGCTGGCGGTGGACAACGAAGCTTTCACCGCGTGGGTCATGTCAGTGATCAATGCTTCTTCACGGTCTTCGCTCAGGGCTTGCAAGGTGATCGCGACCACTTCCTGGGGCGTGCTTTTCGGTGCCTGGACATCGGCCACCATGTCGGTGTCGATATAGGCCGGGTGCACGCCGATCACCAGGGTATTTTGCTCGCGCAGTTCACCGCGCAGGCCGTTGGTCAGGCCCCACTGGGCGGATTTCGACGTGCTGTAGCCGCCGGAGCCGGGCGGGCTCAGCCAGCTCAATACCGAGAGGATATTGATCAGCGCGCCGCCGCCTTGCTTGGCCAGGATTGGCGCAAATGCGCGGCTCAGGCGCAGGGTGCCGAAGGTGTTCACTTCAAAGTGCTGCTGCAGGTTCTCGACACTGTCGTCGGCGAGCAACGAGCCGTACTTCAGAAAGCCCGCGTTGTTGATCAACACGCTGACGTCGGTGCACTGCTCGGTGGCGCGCTGCACGCTGGCCGGGTCGGTGATGTCCAGAGCAATCGGCGTGCTGCCGGGAATGTTCACGCTGGCCGGGTCGCGCGCCGCTGCATACACCTTGGCCGCGCCCGCTGCCAGCAGCGCAGTCACAAAGGCTTTG encodes:
- a CDS encoding NAD(P)/FAD-dependent oxidoreductase, whose protein sequence is MVHDVIIVGGSYAGLSAGLQLARARRKVLMIDAGQRRNRFAATSHGFLGQDGQSPDVIAAEGRSQLMEYPTVTWVQDSVITAVVQQGGFSVRTQCNGEFKARRLILATGVVDELPAIEGLQERWGTRVFHCPYCHGYELDQGRIGVLATSALAMHHALMLPDWGTTTLFTNGVFTPDAEQQAQLDRRGVSVESTTVTRISGERADLELADGRVIALDGVFTLSRTRISPLAAQLGCELADGPTGAYVHTHETRQTSVTGVFACGDTSLAAGSVALAVGEGVRAGVGAHFSLING
- a CDS encoding SDR family oxidoreductase, producing MDIRGKVVLVTGANRGLGKAFVTALLAAGAAKVYAAARDPASVNIPGSTPIALDITDPASVQRATEQCTDVSVLINNAGFLKYGSLLADDSVENLQQHFEVNTFGTLRLSRAFAPILAKQGGGALINILSVLSWLSPPGSGGYSTSKSAQWGLTNGLRGELREQNTLVIGVHPAYIDTDMVADVQAPKSTPQEVVAITLQALSEDREEALITDMTHAVKASLSTASPVYLTR